TGAGATGCTGCAAAATGTAGCAAATTCTGAAGCAATCAGGTGAATTTGGTTAAGGACTGTAATCTTGTTTGAAACTTTTATGCTCCTGAACTACAGTCCTCCTTGGCCAAGTTCGAGTTAGATTAATCTGGCAAGTTATCAACTTCTGAATGTTCTCCAGACCGCCAGGCTTCGGATGAAGTCATATCTGTCTCATGCTACATTTCAACTTCTCCGATTCAAGCTCTTGTTTCAAAGATTCAAGTCGTTCAAGTAAATCAATGTTTTCCTGGTGAAATCCAACAGCATAAATAAACTATTAATTAAATTGTGAATATGATGATAAGCATTTCGGCCTTGACCGACCAAAcacaagaaagaaaatgaaaaagcaAAAATATGCAAAGAAACACATCAAGAAAATCGTTTCAAACTTTCACCTTCTGTAGCAGGTCCAATTTCTTCTTAATACTAGCAGTGCTATCCTCCTTCAACAATTGCTTAATCTACACAAAAAGCTACACGTTACCAAACTAGCAAATGAGGTGCAACAGTTAACCAACTTTTGAAGTAAAGCAGGCATGGGAAAGAATTGGAACTCTTTTTACTCCAGGAGTGCAAACATAAAGACGTCAATAATATGCACGAAACATGCCTCAGTGATCAGATCATGTGAAACAAATGATTTTCACTTGACTATGAATTTAGCGCAGATAACATGttctatgtcttgatacgtaacATGGACAAGGCAATAGCAAAACAGCAGAAACAATGCATCAGTTCTCTTTACACAGAGCAGGATGGAAAGAACTAAGGAACAGGATAGTGCAGAGCAACAGCCAACATTCGGCTCGAATTTAATTGACCTATTCCATTTGGTCTTCCCACTTATTTGAATGTTCTAAGCTTTGAGGATAATATCAAATACAAATATGGAGACCTGGGACTATTTTCCCAGAAAACTAGGTATCTCTCCGCGAGTGAGTATTATATAAAGGACAGTTAATGATATCAATGTCATAGTTTTCCTTCACCTCATTCCTCTCGAAATTCTATATTACATTAGAATTACCGTTTGCAGTAACTTTTATGTTTCCCCCAATTTGAGCAACTTATACAGACAAGCATCCGTGACTTATAAATCTGCTACTAAACAGAATTAGACTAAGTTGCTCCTCAAATTTTCCTTAAAACTTCTTGATAATTTTATTCCACAGTTCCTTTCTTTCCTGAGAACACAAACAGGAGTCACTGCCTCTTAGAAATCTACGGCATCATCAGGTAGATTTTTTTTTGAACTGGTAACATGGTGTCATCAGGTAGATTGATGAAAAGCAAATCCTTCTAGAGCTAAAAGTTTGTCACTCTAATAAACTAGGTCAGGCGGTAGAGTAAGGGGTACCAGAGAAGAGGAAGAAAATGCACTCTCTTTGTTTCAAAGAAGAATATGCATTTTTCATTTCAATCTACTTTTAAATGAAACATACTCTGACACCAATCTCAATTGTATAAGCAATCGGTTAGATATAAATCCATCAGAAGACCAACAATTACAATAAAGGGTAGATTGCATATATTGTTCACTCATGTCCGATAATGCTACTATGCAAGGATGTTGCAAAGTCCTTGATTGAGTCAACACTTCCCGAATAAAGTCCTTTTGAAGCTAATAGGAAAGAGATTGCAGTTTATGTAAGTCTGGATGCCTATGGAGTGGAGGTGAATACTCCCTATTCCTCTTGTCCCTACTCGACAATCCCCACTCATCTGATTCacatagaagaaaataatttagtGCTGGTGGTGTCAGCACTAAATGAGGCTCCTAGGAATAAAAACAAATGAGGTTCAAAAAGCATAATTTGATGAGGAAAGATGAGAGCTAACTGTCGAGAATGAAAAAGGATCTGTAATACCAAATCCTGCGATCAACTAAATACCTCCGCATAAAGAAATGCCTGACAAGAAAAGCTGCACATGGCAAACGCAGTGCAGGAAATGCACAAGCCTATCTACTTGGTTATTCCAATCTCTAGTTGAACGAGAGAATGTAAGGGAACTTTCTGAATCAAATGTGTTCTAATAAAACGATAGAGAATATCAAACTTTTCAGTGACAAACTGACAACGTAGCATATGCACCTAGAGGGTGAAATTTCAACAGAAATTCAAATACAGCTGGATTTTAATCATGCAGAGGGGAAAAGAAATCACTAATTTTCTCAGGCTTGAACTGGACAGAGAAATCACTTTCACAATATTTATTGGCGTAGTTGTACTTGGTATTTATAAGATTTTTTTCATAACCGTGGTGTCTCAGCCAGgttgcgcgcacctcgactaattccaacGGGTTACGAGATTCATTTAACAAGAGAGAACTCATGCTGCACAGAAAGGAGGAAGCCATTATCGTTGAAACACAATAAATGTTGTTCAGGGGAAACACAACATTTGCTTATACATAGGGTCGTAGATACAACCATTTTTCTAGACAGATGTATAATTGTAGAAAAGGTGAATATTATTTGTTTTTTACTTTGGTAAATATATGATTGCCTAGTAAATATTCTCGATTAAGGTGGTACATTACTTAGTTAATAAGGAATTAAGGTGTTAAATTACTCATGCCACCATTGATTGTCAATAGAGAGGATAACATGTCGCAGAACATAACATAACAACGGCAGTTCAAGGGCTTCGCTAGATATAATACTTATATCAAACGTCTATGGTGAACTTCTCACCAAAATATTTTTGATTCTGAATGAAAGATGCCTACCTTAATCAGTTCCTTTTGGCAAGCGGAAGATttcacttcctcatcatcatatCTTTTTCTCCACACTGCAGATTCATCCATTGCTTCTCTACTAGCAAGATCAAACTGTCTCCTGCAAGAAACCAGGATCAAAATACTTAGCGAAGCAGTAAATGGCGAAATTCTATATTAATAAGAAAGTTGaatttttaatataaaatatgatcATATGTTTGATCGCCAGCAATTTTAGACTCGCGCTGAAAATGTGGTATATGAGCAACCTTCATCTTGAAAACACAATTTCTTATGTATTTCAGTCAGTACTTTACTTGGAACCAATTTTGCCTTGCTACTAGTTCTAAGTGATCTGCTATATGCTAATCAAAACAAAGCTATAATCAAAACCCAAGGCAAGTCACCTGCTAAGGCATATGCAATGGGGTTCACATGATTTTCACTCCTTAAGGAACTTAGGTGTGTATTCCAATTTCATCAACTCATAAGGGTAACACACACAGAAAAAAAAGGATCAAACCTCTGAGGCCATTTACTCCTAGATCTTACTTGTTATATTAAACATTTTTGCCCACTTCCCTTCACTGAACTCATATGACATTAAGTTTCTGATAACTTCATTTCCTAACTCAATTGATATTCTAATACAAATTCGTTCAGCTCAGAAACTAATACATAGACGGAGAGAAACAAGCGGATACTACAAAAGCAGAGGGGAGTCATTAAGTTTCTGATACCTTCGTTTCCTAACTCAATTGATATTCTAGTCTAAATGGGGaattcaaaactggttttcctttTGCTGGTCAGTCAAGCAAGAAAAGAAAGATAAAACACTTCTCTTGGGTGGTTACCAAAATTGGATACAAAAAGGAAACCTACATTTCTATGCTGGATACAAGTAGAGGTGATTACTTTCTTTAATAGTGTTGCTTAGAAGCTAAGACTAATCAACATCCCCAACTAGTC
The nucleotide sequence above comes from Lycium barbarum isolate Lr01 chromosome 3, ASM1917538v2, whole genome shotgun sequence. Encoded proteins:
- the LOC132630049 gene encoding uncharacterized protein LOC132630049, yielding MHRLEKNKENMGRGRKQIFLGLGLVMVMGLAVYLRLWTIDYKFSSTETELLRRQFDLASREAMDESAVWRKRYDDEEVKSSACQKELIKIKQLLKEDSTASIKKKLDLLQKENIDLLERLESLKQELESEKLKCSMRQI